One genomic window of Ruminococcus gauvreauii includes the following:
- a CDS encoding amino acid ABC transporter permease has protein sequence MWDTFVEQFYQNFIEEDRWMFLVKGLGYTLLITVFAVLIGIVLGFLIAVVRSTHDKTGSMKFLNAICRVYLTVIRGTPVVVQLMILYYVIFASVDINKIIVGAIGFGLNSAAYVAEIVRSGIMSVDAGQFEAGRSLGLDYRSTMMLIIMPQAFKNVLPALANEFIVLIKETSISGYIGMMDLTRAGDIIRSVTYAPLLPLLAVAAIYLVLVMVLTAGVNKLEARLRTNER, from the coding sequence ATGTGGGATACTTTTGTTGAACAGTTTTATCAGAATTTTATCGAGGAAGACCGGTGGATGTTCCTTGTAAAGGGGCTTGGATACACGCTGTTGATTACAGTGTTCGCGGTGCTGATCGGGATTGTGCTTGGTTTTCTGATCGCAGTCGTGCGTTCGACGCACGATAAGACGGGCTCCATGAAATTTTTAAACGCCATCTGCAGGGTTTATCTGACGGTGATCCGCGGAACGCCGGTTGTCGTACAGCTGATGATTCTGTATTATGTGATCTTTGCGTCGGTTGATATCAATAAAATCATCGTCGGTGCGATCGGATTTGGTTTGAACTCCGCCGCGTATGTGGCAGAGATCGTCCGTTCCGGCATTATGTCGGTGGATGCCGGACAGTTTGAAGCGGGACGAAGCCTGGGACTGGATTACAGGAGTACCATGATGCTCATTATCATGCCGCAGGCATTTAAAAACGTGCTGCCGGCTCTGGCAAATGAATTTATCGTACTGATCAAGGAGACTTCCATCAGCGGATATATCGGTATGATGGATCTGACCAGGGCGGGGGATATTATCAGAAGTGTGACATATGCGCCGCTTTTGCCGCTCCTGGCGGTGGCGGCAATCTATCTCGTGCTTGTCATGGTGCTGACGGCCGGAGTGAATAAACTGGAAGCGAGGCTGAGAACGAATGAGCGATAA
- a CDS encoding amino acid ABC transporter ATP-binding protein gives MIEVKELSKAFGDHLVLDKISTDIDQGEVVAIIGPSGCGKSTFLRSLNLLEIPTGGSIYFEGTDITDASVDINKIRQKIGMVFQQFNLFPHKTIKENIMLAPVKLGVMSVQEASGKADTLLQRVGLPEKADAYPAMLSGGQKQRIAIARALAMNPDVMLFDEPTSALDPEMVGEVLAIMQELAKEGMTMVVVTHEMGFAREVANRVMFIDEGKIKEENSPHEFFDHPQNPRLKDFLSKVL, from the coding sequence CTGATTGAAGTAAAAGAGTTGAGCAAGGCATTCGGTGATCATCTGGTACTCGATAAGATCTCGACCGATATCGACCAGGGTGAGGTGGTCGCGATCATCGGTCCTTCGGGATGCGGGAAATCCACCTTCCTGCGGTCACTGAACCTGCTGGAGATACCGACCGGCGGGAGCATTTATTTCGAAGGCACGGATATTACAGATGCATCGGTAGATATTAATAAAATCAGACAGAAAATAGGCATGGTGTTTCAGCAGTTCAATCTGTTTCCGCACAAGACCATCAAGGAAAATATCATGCTGGCGCCGGTAAAACTGGGAGTGATGAGTGTGCAGGAGGCTTCCGGGAAAGCGGATACACTTCTGCAGCGCGTCGGTCTTCCGGAAAAGGCAGATGCATATCCGGCAATGCTGTCCGGCGGACAGAAACAAAGGATTGCCATTGCGCGTGCACTGGCGATGAATCCGGATGTCATGCTGTTTGATGAGCCGACATCGGCGCTGGACCCGGAGATGGTCGGAGAAGTACTGGCGATCATGCAGGAGCTTGCCAAAGAGGGGATGACGATGGTTGTCGTGACACACGAGATGGGATTTGCCCGCGAGGTTGCGAACCGCGTGATGTTTATCGATGAAGGAAAGATAAAAGAGGAAAATTCTCCGCATGAATTTTTCGATCATCCGCAGAATCCGCGCCTGAAGGATTTCCTTTCAAAGGTACTATAG